DNA sequence from the Methylomonas albis genome:
CCAAAGCCGTCGTCGAGGAGTATGCCCGCTCCCATGCACAGGCGGCGGCCGGTATCAACGACAGCCATTTTACGCTGCGCTTTCAGACCTATGTGTCGCGCAACAGCGCTCCGGCCAAGGTGTTTTCCGGTTTGTACGCCGCTTTCGCCGCCGCGCAGCAATCGGCGTTGATTGTTGGCGTTAATTTGGTGGGGCCGGAAAACGGTTATATCGCGATGCGCGACTATAGCCTACATATGAAAATGCTAAGGTTTTTGCGGCAGCGCTTTCCCGAAACCAAGCTGTCTTTGCATGCCGGTGAGTTGGTGTTGGGCATGGTGCCGCCGGAAGGCTTGAAGAGCCATATCAACGAAGCGCTAAATATTGCCGGGGCGCGGCGTATTGGGCACGCGGTGGACATTGTGCATGAAGCCGATGCCTACCAATTGCTGGAGCAGATGAAAACCGGCGGCGTGGCGGTCGAGATCAATCTGACCAGCAATGCTTTTATTTTGGGAGTGGAATACGAGGCTCATCCCTTGCAGTTATATCGGCGCTATAACGTGCCTTATGTGATTTCCACCGATGATGCCGGCGTGTCGCGTAACAATCTAAGCAACGAATATCTGTTATTTACCAGTCGTTACAAGCCTACTTACGAGGAATTGAAGGCTGTGGTTTATAACAGTATCGATTACGCTTTTTTGCATGACCAGGAAAAAGCTGATGCACGGCGGGAATTGGATAAGCGCTTTGCCGGCTTCGAAGCACAAATAGCCAAACAGCTTGAACTTGAAGAATAGCCCTGAGGCGCGCAATTGGCGTTACGGTCTTGGGCAATGCCGTTAAGTTAAGGTTTAACCGTTCGTTTTGAACTTGTCGAAGGGCGGATGGTTAAGCCGTTCATGGTTCGACAGGCTCACCACGAACGGCTTAACTTAACAGCTGTGCGGTCTTGGGGGCGTCAACATTTCAATGAAAATCCCTGGATTGACTCTCCAAATCGCCGATCCAGTTACTCCAGTCCTCCAGCTTGCCAGCGACCAGATGCAGTACGCCATCTTCCTGTTGAATGGTGCCGGTGACAGACAACAATCGGGCTTTTAATAGCGGTTTACGCTGCGCTAACGCTGTAGCCGGCCAGACCACCAGATTGACTTGGCCGGTTTCATCTTCCAGTGTCACAAAAGTCACGCCGGCAGCCGTCATCGGCCGTTGCCGGCAGATCACCAGACCGGCGACCTGGGCGATGCTGCCATTACGGCGTTGCCATAAGGATGCTGCAGTCGTAACGCCGCGGCGGCGCAAGCGTTCCCTTAGCAGGCCCAGCGGATGCTCGCGCAAGCTGAGCCGGGTGCTGGCATAATCCGCTAATACCTCCTGGCCCGGTTTGGGTGCTTTTAGTAGTGGGGTGGCTTCGGCGATCTCCGCCACCCCAAATACTGGCGTGGCTGCTTCCACACCGCCTGCCGCCCAAAAGGCGCGATGCCGGTTGCCGGCCAGGCTTCTCAAGGCATCCGCTGTCGCCAAGTGTTCCAAATCCTGCCTGGACAGATCAGCGCGCATAGACAGATCGCTTACATTGGCAAAGGCTTGTTTACCACGAGCTTGGACAATTTTGGTCGCGGCTGTTGCCGATAAACCCTTGATTTGATTAAAACCCAAGCGCAAGGCTGGCGCGGTGTTTGCCGGAAACTCCAACGAGCATTGACACAAACTGCTCTGCACATCCACCGGACGCACCTCAACCCCATGCCGACGCGCATCCTGTACCAGTTGCGATGGGCCGTAAAAGCCCATCGGCTGACTGTTTAATAAGGCACAGCAAAATGCCGCCGGATGATGACGTTTCAACCAGGCCGAGACATAAGCCAGCAAGGCAAAGCTGGCGGAATGCGATTCCGGAAAACCGTAATCGCCAAAGCCTTTGATTTGCTGAAATATCCGCTGGGCAAATTCGGCGCTGTAGCCGCGCGCCCGCATGCCGTCCAGCAGTTTCCGTTCAAATGGCTCCAGCCCGCCCTTGCGCTTCCAGGCCGCCATGGCACGGCGCAACTCATCTGCCTCGCCGGCAGTGAAACCGGCCGCCACCATAGCCAGTTGCATCACTTGTTCCTGAAAAATCGGAATGCCCAAGGTGCGTTCCAATACAGTTTTAACTTCCGGGCTCGGGTAATCAACCGGCTCCAAGCCCTTGCGCCGGGCCAGATAGGGATGCACCATTTCGCCCTGGATCGGGCCGGGGCGGACGATGGCGATTTCGATCACCAAGTCGTAATAATTGGCCGGTTTCAGGCGCGGCAACATGGTCATTTGCGCCCGCGATTCGACTTGAAACACGCCTATGCTATCGGCTTGTTGCAACATGGCGTAAACCGCTGGGTCTTCGGCGGGAATGTCGGCCAGAGCCCAGGAACGGCCAGTGTATTGACCAAGATATGCGAATGTTTTACGAATCGCACTGAGCATGCCCAGCGCCAACACATCGACCTTCAGCAAGCCCATGGCTTCCAGATCGTCTTTTTCCCATTGAATCACGGTGCGGTCGACCATCGCGGCGTTTTCCACCGGTACCAGCCGGGATAATTCGTCGCGCGCAATCACAAAACCGCCGACATGCTGCGATAGATGGCGCGGAAAGCCTTGGATTTGCTCGACCAACACGGTCAGGCGTTGCAGCG
Encoded proteins:
- a CDS encoding amidohydrolase family protein; translation: MAIWRISSTLRFTFLAAAFLVSGCANHADLAQAPGEGLVVQSEPDLNYLATQNYYHELISGAMPSIAELTLFTNQLPKGGDLHHHYSGALYVETYLDWVDKSHFCICLDNACQGGTKGGLESAAKYEVVKNWKSGGCISAGDLRTQKKYSAFYRDLLKRWSDKDFANHFHEQSPPDQQFFDTFGFFGSVSDYSYQAGLQALKERAIAENVLYLETMLKSAPAVDNPSLAKTLNALNADSSDRDMEAAFQAYFDFLASDPAAKAVVEEYARSHAQAAAGINDSHFTLRFQTYVSRNSAPAKVFSGLYAAFAAAQQSALIVGVNLVGPENGYIAMRDYSLHMKMLRFLRQRFPETKLSLHAGELVLGMVPPEGLKSHINEALNIAGARRIGHAVDIVHEADAYQLLEQMKTGGVAVEINLTSNAFILGVEYEAHPLQLYRRYNVPYVISTDDAGVSRNNLSNEYLLFTSRYKPTYEELKAVVYNSIDYAFLHDQEKADARRELDKRFAGFEAQIAKQLELEE
- a CDS encoding error-prone DNA polymerase; its protein translation is MACSADTKALHLDFAELHCLSNFSFLRGASHPEELVEEAARLGYLALALTDECSLAGVVRAHLAARKHAIKLIIGSELVLQDGLKLVLLATERNSYGNLSALITLARRQADKGSYRLSRADLAAHFPQACLAIWLASYPPCEADGRWLKQLFANDLWLGCGRFLSGQDQMLMAHVESIGQSLGIPVVACNDVHMHRRSRQALQDTLTAIRLGQPLAQLGYSLFANGERHLRPLPRLAELYPPEWLQQSQLIAERCRFSLDELRYEYPRELTPSGHTPSSWLRHLTEAGALRRWPQGVPDKVHRQIEHELALIAELIYEPYFLTVHDIVRYAREQGILCQGRGSAANSAVCYCLGITEVDPSRMNLLFERFLSRERNEAPDIDVDFEHERREQVIQYIYQKYGRHRAALAATVITYRTRSAVRDVGKALGLNLAQIERLADTVDRWDGYKLMPQALRDCGFDPDSPTLQRLTVLVEQIQGFPRHLSQHVGGFVIARDELSRLVPVENAAMVDRTVIQWEKDDLEAMGLLKVDVLALGMLSAIRKTFAYLGQYTGRSWALADIPAEDPAVYAMLQQADSIGVFQVESRAQMTMLPRLKPANYYDLVIEIAIVRPGPIQGEMVHPYLARRKGLEPVDYPSPEVKTVLERTLGIPIFQEQVMQLAMVAAGFTAGEADELRRAMAAWKRKGGLEPFERKLLDGMRARGYSAEFAQRIFQQIKGFGDYGFPESHSASFALLAYVSAWLKRHHPAAFCCALLNSQPMGFYGPSQLVQDARRHGVEVRPVDVQSSLCQCSLEFPANTAPALRLGFNQIKGLSATAATKIVQARGKQAFANVSDLSMRADLSRQDLEHLATADALRSLAGNRHRAFWAAGGVEAATPVFGVAEIAEATPLLKAPKPGQEVLADYASTRLSLREHPLGLLRERLRRRGVTTAASLWQRRNGSIAQVAGLVICRQRPMTAAGVTFVTLEDETGQVNLVVWPATALAQRKPLLKARLLSVTGTIQQEDGVLHLVAGKLEDWSNWIGDLESQSRDFH